The following proteins are co-located in the Malus sylvestris chromosome 13, drMalSylv7.2, whole genome shotgun sequence genome:
- the LOC126597608 gene encoding coilin-like isoform X1 — MTTTTETVRLRVAFKERHILSKSQRTQGLRRSWILLKPHLRIISDLAAHLLHAFGLHRSCPDGLLISMDGFVLPPFESTSIFKDKDIISVKRKEGALSEIALIDDGTNAIEVEEIVERQPINGGMKLLANEEFEKETGGYDSDSEEGEPDQVEDILPVENAPDTGSNRRSKKRKLSDKPQSSKRKRIKSAATAECSGLPEDLQNDVRTEKKESSPQSHVLTKKSRSKKEKSFSVEDGPDHSSTPKTDKRTNGIGQSLLNGKRSCQLQENEIKGVVSSDMPDEIKKIPSRSARRKKAKRQWLREKMKAEKEELSNLQLHQTQLLKTNNQQSTGKDKRQQPNTNSEGEDEQSDTDSDGEDKRMKTDNNEVNEQHNTDKDKEEDIVPVVIRPGHIRFEPLGKVDGDQPIQQNRNPVENFRWNGITSKKRGQKWGMEKTTHSRSDHEDLNQESPEILGIEKEIPVNDHMDFDKLELCTSLPKEGDQIAYRLIELTSCWTPEVSSYRVGEVSRYDPQSNKIMLVQVPEYSIVFAETDEASDVVPDTSLYREDRSLEVDYSSLIDVRIVKHGNLNTAKAVHGDKNVASGSRQLDKDKETRAAAKASAWDEISKALNAKKAELSQEENGWSKNDGSVRSSWSYRGLRGSALGPTVARLRAQGL; from the exons ATGACGACGACGACGGAGACCGTGAGGCTTCGGGTGGCATTCAAGGAGCGCCACATTCTGAGCAAGTCGCAGAGGACACAAGGACTCCGGCGGAGCTGGATTCTACTCAAGCCTCACCTCCGCATCATCTCCGACCTTGCGGCCCATCTCCTACACGCTTTCGGCCTCCACCGTTCTTGTCCCGATGGCCTCCTCATCTCT aTGGATGGGTTTGTGCTTCCGCCTTTTGAGTCGACCTCCATTTTCAAGGATAAAGATATTATCAG TGTGAAAAGGAAAGAGGGCGCATTGTCTGAAATTGCATTGATTGATGATGGAACAAACGCTATTGAGGTGGAGGAAATTGTGGAGAGGCAACCAATTAATGGAGGCATGAAGCTTCTGGCTAATGAGGAATTCGAAAAGGAGACCGGAGGATATGATAGTGATTCGGAAGAGGGTGAACCTGACCAAGTGGAGGATATACTTCCTGTTGAAAATGCACCCGATACCGGTTCAAACAGACGGTCCAAGAAAAGGAAGCTTTCAGACAAACCTCAGAGCTCTAA GAGGAAGAGAATTAAATCTGCTGCTACCGCAGAATGTTCAGGTTTACCTGAAGACCTTCAGAATGATGTCCGTacggagaagaaagaaagttcTCCTCAGTCTCATGTTCttaccaaaaagagtcgttcCAAGAAGGAAAAGTCGTTTAGTGTAGAGGATGGACCGGATCATTCAAGCACTCCTAAAACTGACAAAAGAACCAATGGAATAGGTCAATCACTGCTCAATGGAAAGAG GTCCTGTCAGCTTCAAGAGAATGAAATAAAGGGTGTGGTTTCATCTGATATGCCTGATGAAATTAAAAAG ATTCCTAGTAGAAGTGCTCGACGTAAAAAGGCCAAAAGGCAATGGTTGAGGGAAAAAATGAAAGCTGAGAAGGAAGAG CTTTCCAATTTGCAGTTACATCAGACGCAATTGCTCAAAACAAATAATCAGCAATCAACTGGTAAAGATAAACGTCAACAACCAAACACAAACAGTGAAGGAGAGGATGAACAATCAGACACAGATAGTGACGGAGAGGATAAGCGAATGAAAACAGATAACAATGAAGTGAATGAGCAACATAACACGGATAAGGATAAGGAGGAGGATATTGTTCCTGTAGTAATTAGGCCAGGACATATTCGCTTTGAACCCCTCGGAAAAG TGGACGGAGATCAGCCTATTCAGCAGAATAGAAATCCAGTG GAAAATTTTCGGTGGAATGGAATAACCAGCAAGAAGAGGGGTCAAAAATGGGGTATGGAGAAAACAACACATTCAAGAAGTGACCACGAAGATCTGAATCAAGAGTCGCCTGAAATACTGGGTATCGAAAAAGAGATTCCTGTAAATGACCACATGGACTTCGATAAGCTTGAGCTCTGTACCTCTTTACCTAAG GAAGGTGATCAAATTGCATATCGCTTGATTGAATTAACATCATGCTGGACTCCTGAAGTTTCCTCATACCGA GTTGGAGAAGTGTCACGGTACGACCCTCAATCAAATAAGATTATGCTAGTACAGGTTCCAGAATATTCCATTGTTTTTGCGGAGACAGATGAGGCATCTGATGTGGTACCAGATACATCCCTTTACAGGGAAGATCGCTCTTTAGAG GTAGATTATTCTTCCCTTATTGATGTCCGCATTGTTAAGCATGGCAACCTCAACACAGCCAAAGCAGTCCATGGAGATAAAAATGTAGCATCAGGTTCCAGGCAGCTCGACAAAGACAAGGAAACTCGTGCTGCTGCAAAAG
- the LOC126596815 gene encoding coilin-like produces the protein MTTTTETVRLRVAFKERHILSKSQRTQGLRRSWILLKPHLRIISDLAAHLLHAFGLHRSCPDGLLISMDGFVLPPFESTSIFKDKDIISVKRKEGALSEIALIDDGTNAIEVEEIVERQPINGGMKLLANEEFEKETGGYDSDSEEGEPDQVEDILPVENAPDTGSNRRSKKRKLSDKPQSSKRKRIKSAATAECSGLPEDLQNDVRTEKKESSPQSHVLTKKSRSKKEKSFSVEDGPDHSSTPKTDKRTNGIGQSLLNGKRSCQLQENEIKGVVSSDMPDEIKKIPSRSARRKKAKRQWLREKMKAEKEELHQTQLLKTNNQQSTGKDKRQQPNTNSEGEDEQSDTDSDGEDKRMKTDNNEVNEQHNTDKDKEEDIVPVVIRPGHIRFEPLGKVDGDQPIQQNRNPVENFRWNGITSKKRGQKWGMEKTTHSRSDHEDLNQESPEILGIEKEIPVNDHMDFDKLELCTSLPKEGDQIAYRLIELTSCWTPEVSSYRVGEVSRYDPQSNKIMLVQVPEYSIVFAETDEASDVVPDTSLYREDRSLEVDYSSLIDVRIVKHGNLNTAKAVHGDKNVASGSRQLDKDKETRAAAKASAWDEISKALNAKKAELSQEENGWSKNDGSVRSSWSYRGLRGSALGPTVARLRAQGL, from the exons ATGACGACGACGACGGAGACCGTGAGGCTTCGGGTGGCATTCAAGGAGCGCCACATTCTGAGCAAGTCGCAGAGGACACAAGGACTCCGGCGGAGCTGGATTCTACTCAAGCCTCACCTCCGCATCATCTCCGACCTTGCGGCCCATCTCCTACACGCTTTCGGCCTCCACCGTTCTTGTCCCGATGGCCTCCTCATCTCT aTGGATGGGTTTGTGCTTCCGCCTTTTGAGTCGACCTCCATTTTCAAGGATAAAGATATTATCAG TGTGAAAAGGAAAGAGGGCGCATTGTCTGAAATTGCATTGATTGATGATGGAACAAACGCTATTGAGGTGGAGGAAATTGTGGAGAGGCAACCAATTAATGGAGGCATGAAGCTTCTGGCTAATGAGGAATTCGAAAAGGAGACCGGAGGATATGATAGTGATTCGGAAGAGGGTGAACCTGACCAAGTGGAGGATATACTTCCTGTTGAAAATGCACCCGATACCGGTTCAAACAGACGGTCCAAGAAAAGGAAGCTTTCAGACAAACCTCAGAGCTCTAA GAGGAAGAGAATTAAATCTGCTGCTACCGCAGAATGTTCAGGTTTACCTGAAGACCTTCAGAATGATGTCCGTacggagaagaaagaaagttcTCCTCAGTCTCATGTTCttaccaaaaagagtcgttcCAAGAAGGAAAAGTCGTTTAGTGTAGAGGATGGACCGGATCATTCAAGCACTCCTAAAACTGACAAAAGAACCAATGGAATAGGTCAATCACTGCTCAATGGAAAGAG GTCCTGTCAGCTTCAAGAGAATGAAATAAAGGGTGTGGTTTCATCTGATATGCCTGATGAAATTAAAAAG ATTCCTAGTAGAAGTGCTCGACGTAAAAAGGCCAAAAGGCAATGGTTGAGGGAAAAAATGAAAGCTGAGAAGGAAGAG TTACATCAGACGCAATTGCTCAAAACAAATAATCAGCAATCAACTGGTAAAGATAAACGTCAACAACCAAACACAAACAGTGAAGGAGAGGATGAACAATCAGACACAGATAGTGACGGAGAGGATAAGCGAATGAAAACAGATAACAATGAAGTGAATGAGCAACATAACACGGATAAGGATAAGGAGGAGGATATTGTTCCTGTAGTAATTAGGCCAGGACATATTCGCTTTGAACCCCTCGGAAAAG TGGACGGAGATCAGCCTATTCAGCAGAATAGAAATCCAGTG GAAAATTTTCGGTGGAATGGAATAACCAGCAAGAAGAGGGGTCAAAAATGGGGTATGGAGAAAACAACACATTCAAGAAGTGACCACGAAGATCTGAATCAAGAGTCGCCTGAAATACTGGGTATCGAAAAAGAGATTCCTGTAAATGACCACATGGACTTCGATAAGCTTGAGCTCTGTACCTCTTTACCTAAG GAAGGTGATCAAATTGCATATCGCTTGATTGAATTAACATCATGCTGGACTCCTGAAGTTTCCTCATACCGA GTTGGAGAAGTGTCACGGTACGACCCTCAATCAAATAAGATTATGCTAGTACAGGTTCCAGAATATTCCATTGTTTTTGCGGAGACAGATGAGGCATCTGATGTGGTACCAGATACATCCCTTTACAGGGAAGATCGCTCTTTAGAG GTAGATTATTCTTCCCTTATTGATGTCCGCATTGTTAAGCATGGCAACCTCAACACAGCCAAAGCAGTCCATGGAGATAAAAATGTAGCATCAGGTTCCAGGCAGCTCGACAAAGACAAGGAAACTCGTGCTGCTGCAAAAG